The genomic window GAGTTCCTTCCGTTGGGTATAGCGGATGAAATCGGGGATCAAGTCCGTCTTATGGTAACATACGCTTACGATGATCTCATTGTTCGTGATGATACCGATCGGCACCGTATTGAACGGGATGTCATGATCTTGGTTCTGCAACGGGATACGTAAGATGGTAAGCAACCAATTCCCCTCGTACTCGATACGGGGACGCTCGTCCGTATCGGCTATATCGCTCAAGAATGATTCGGGTACGTTAAATCGATCCATCAAGAATTGAAGATCTTCGGGAGTCGGGCACTCTACGTTTACCCAACTGTTAGGAAGCCATTGGTTCTTCTCCACATAACCGGCCTCACAATAAAGAAATTGTCTCATTATTGCCTCCTTTCGTGTTTAATCCGAGCAGAGGATCAATGAAACCCTCCGCCTCGTTAGTTCATACTCTGTTTTGTTTCTAGCGGGATACTGTCGTCCATAATTTGATAATTACTTATTACGGCGCAAAGATAATACTTTTTTACGTAAGTAAAGTTATGTCGCTGTATGCTGACAGCAATATTGTTGCCAGTTTACGTTAGCATAGGCTTACTTCTCTGAGAGTATTGCGATACTTCTGGTAATAGTACTGGAGTACTTTCACGAAAGTACCCGAGTACTTCCTAAGAAGTACTCCAATACTTCTTAGGAAGTACTGGCCGTCTATTCAATCCCGCATTTTCCCTCTTCGTTGAAGTAGAAGAAGAGCCCGGTATCTATGCTGACCGGGCCATGGCTTCTCTTCCTCCCTTGAACTCGGCCATGGGGCGAGGCTCGTGGAGCCGGCTGGCGAAGCGTGTGTATTCCTCATAATCTTCCGGGTTATCGGATAGGTAGAATGTGGCGGTTAAAGGGTAATGGACGAGGCCGGCGCCATGTCCGGTGCTGACGCTCTTATGCACCCGGTACAATCCCGGTGGGTTTTCCTTGAGTTCGGGTAGCAAGGTGGCCGAGAAATCGTCTCTTGTCTGGTTAGGAAAGATCGGATAGCCGAGAGCGACGAAGGCGGTGGGTTGCGGGATTCCTTTCCATGCCCTCCCGTCGAAACGCTCGATGAAATACTCTTCGCCTCCCATCCCTTCCAGGTCGGTATGGTTGGTGATAGCGATCTCGATCCGCTCGATGTTGGTTGGGTAGACGTTCGGTCTTACTCGCATGGAGAAGTGGGTGGTGTCCATGCTGATAGCTTCCTCGGGTGGCCGGTCGTAAGGGCCTCCGCCGATCCGGATGAGGGGCGAGTCGAATACGTACGTCTTAAATGCTTTTACATACGGAGCTTCCACTATGATAAGCTGTAGGAAGACGGAGTCGTCCGTGTTCCAGAGGGAGGCCATGTTTCTGCGGATCTTCCGGAGATGCGGGGGAAGGGTATCGTATTCCTTGCCGAAGAACAATTCTATGCTGTCCCGTATCTGCTTGGCGGTCCATCCTTCCGTGGAAACTGAAGATGCGGCATGGGTATCAGTCGGTAACGGTAGGGTATCTTGCCGTGCTATGGATTGGGAGTCGGCTGAGTAGTCGCTACTGTTTTCCCCTTTCTTTTGTTTGGTATGGCAGCCGTATAATAGGCAGCCGCCCATGATAACTAATCCGATAAAATACGCTTTCATGATTCGACAGGTTTTAATTCCTAAATATAAAGAATCTTTTTCAGAAATGGGTAAAAGATATTACCTTTGACTCCCCAAATAGAAAGAATGATGGCAGAAGGAACAAGAAATACAGGAAGAGGAAGGAAAAAGCCTGTGGAGATGCTCCCCGATATGGGGCGTCTTCAGCCACAGGCCCGTGAGTTGGAGGAGGCTGTGTTGGGTGCGTTGATGCTGGAGAAAGATGCGTACTCGATCGTCAGCGAGATCTTGAAGCCGGAGTGTTTCTATGAGAAAGCGCATGAGAAGATTTATGCCGCTATCGTAGACTTGGCGTTGAGCCAACGTCCCGTGGATATGCTTACCGTAACGGAGCAATTGAAGAAACGGGGAGAATTGGAGGATGTAGGCGGACCGTTCTATATCTCTCAACTTACCAGCAAGGTGGCCAGCAGCGCCCATATCGAGTATCACGCCCGTATCATCGCCCAGAAATATCTGGCGAGGGAGTTGATCTCTTTCACGGCGATGATCCAAGGAAAGGCATTTGATGAGACGCTCGATGTAGAGGACCTGATGCAAGAGGCGGAGGGCAAGTTGTTCGAGATCTCGCAACGTAACGTAAAGAAGGATGTCACCCAGATCAACCCCGTCATCAAGGACGCTATGGAGATGTTGCAAAAGGCGGCCCTCCAGAAGGAAGGTCTGAGCGGATTGCGTACGGGCTTCGAGGGGTTGGATAAGATGACTTCCGGTTGGCAGAATTCAGACCTTATCATTATCGCCGCCCGTCCGGCCATGGGTAAGACGGCTTTCGTCCTTTCCATGGCGAAGAATATGGCGGTGAATTTCAATACGCCTGTCGCCCTGTTCTCGCTCGAGATGAGTAACGTGCAGTTGGTAAACCGTCTGATCGTGAATGTTTGCGAGATACCGGGCGAGAAGATCAAGAGCGGACGTTTGGAGAGCTACGAGTGGGAACAGCTGGATTTTAAGATCAAGGAGCTTTACGACGCCCCGATCTTCGTGGACGATACCCCGAGCTTGTCCGTCTTCGAGCTGCGGACGAAAGCCCGTCGTCTGGTGCGTGAGCATGGCATTAAATGTATCATTATCGACTACCTTCAGTTGATGAACGCCAGCGGTATGAACTTCGGTAGCCGTGAGCAGGAGGTGAGTACGATCTCCCGCTCGTTGAAGGGATTGGCTAAGGAATTGAATATCCCGATCATCGCCTTGTCGCAGTTGAACCGTGGTGTGGAAGCCCGTCAAGGCGTGGAAGGTAAGCGTCCGCAGCTAGCCGACTTGCGTGAGTCCGGAGCTATCGAGCAGGATGCCGATATGGTATGTTTCATCCACCGTCCCGAATATTATAAGATTACGGAAGACGAGCGGGGAAATTCCCTGATCGGCCTCGCCGAGATCATTATCGCCAAGCATCGTAACGGTGCCGTGGGGGATGTCCGGCTGCGCTTTAAGAGCGAGTTCGCCAAGTTTATGAACGTAGAGGAAGATATAGCGGTAAGGGAATTCTCCTCAACCATGAACGGTGGAGACCCGATGCCCCCGATCCCATCGCCGGGAGCTGACTTCTTGAGTCAAGGTAGCAGTAACGAGGTTCCGTTTTAATATAGCATGAATGAACGAAAGAGGCGAAAACGTTTGCGGTAGATTTTTCGCCTCTTCTTTTCTGTTTCGTTGGCGAATCCGATTCGAATCTTCTATCTTTGTGATTGAAAACAAATTACTGAATCAGCCATGACGAGACACTTAGTTCCGGTATCTATATACCTGTCGCTGTTGCTTAGCTGCAACTCGCCGAAAGAATACAAATCCTTTGATGAATACCCTTCCTATGAGGGAGACGATCTGGAGTTGTTCTATTCCCCCACGAAATCCGTGTTCACCCTTTGGGCCCCGACGGCGGAAGAGGTCCGCTTGAATCTTTACGCCTCCGGTGAGGGAGGGGAGCCTGTCCGCCGGTTGCCGATGAAATCCTCGGACAAGGGTACGTGGCGTATCTCCGTGAGCGAGGATCTGAAAGGCTCCTTCTATACCTTCCAGATCCGTATCGGCGATAAGTGGCTGGACGAGACTCCCGGTATCTGAGCGAAAGCCGTCGGGGTGAACGGAAACCGTGCGGCCGTGATCGATTGGGCGGCTACCGATCCGGAGGGCTGGGAGGCGGATAAATCTCCCGAGTTGAAAAGCTTCTCCGATATTATCATCTACGAGATGCATCATCGGGATTTCTCGATCGCCGCGAACTCCGGCGTGACGCATAAAGGTAAGTTTCTCGCCTTGGCGGAGGAGGGCACGAAAGGGCCGGGCGGCGTGGCTACCGGCGTGGATCATCTGAAGGAGTTGGGCGTTACCCATGTCCATATCCTTCCTTCCTATGATTATGGCTCGGTGGACGAGACTCGCTTGCAAGATAATGTGTACAATTGGGGGTATGATCCCAAGAACTATAACGCCCCCGAGGGGAGCTATTCCACCGATCCTTACAATCCCGAGGCTCGTATCCGTGAGTTCAAGGAGATGGTGCGGGGATTGCACCGGAATGGTATCCGTGTGATCATGGACGTGGTTTACAATCATACCTTTGTGGGTGACGGGTCGAATTTCAGCTTGACCGTCCCCGGTTACTTCTACCGTCATAAACCGGACGGAAGCTATTCGGATGCCTCCGGCTGTGGTAATGAGACCGCTTCGGAGCGGGCGATGGTACGCCGTTATATCGTGGAGTCCGTGAAATATTGGGCCGAGGAATACCACGTGGATGGTTTCCGTTTCGACTTGATGGGCATCCATGACGTAGAGACCATGAACGAGGTAAAAGCCGAGTTAGCTAAACTAGATCCTTCCATCTTCGTATACGGCGAGGGCTGGACCGCCAGCGATTCCCCGCTACCGGAGGGCCAGAGGGCGATCAAGGTAAACGCCCCGAAACTGAATGATGTGGCCGTATTTAGCGATGACCTGCGGGATGCTTTAAAAGGAAGCGTATTCGAGACTACACAGGCCGGTTTCGCCTCCGGAAAGCCGGAAGGTAACGAGGAGTCTATTAAGTTCGGTATTGTAGGCGCTATCCGCCATCCGCAAATCGACTATAACCAAATATTATATTGCAAAGCGCCTTATGCGAACAAGCCTACGCAAGTGATCAACTATGTCTCTTGCCACGATGATCTTTGTTTGATGGATAAGTTGAAGCTCTCGGCCCCGAAAGACGCTACCCCGGATGAGTTGATACGATTCGGCAAGCTGGCCCAGACCATCATCTTCACCTCGCAAGGAGTACCCTTCATGCGGGCAGGAGAGGAGTTGCTGCACGATAAGAAGGGCGTACATAACAGCTATCAATCGCCCGATTCAATCAATGAGATCGACTGGTCTTTGAAGGCAAAAAACAAGGATGTTTTCAACTATTACAAGGATTTGATCGCCCTTCGTAAGTCACACCCGGCTTTCCGTATCGCCACGGCCGAGGGAGTGAGGGAGGCCCTTCAATTCAAAGAAGTGAACCAGCCCGGTGTCGTAGCGTATACCTTAGGGGAACATGCGAACGGGGATAGTTGGAAGAAGATTATGGTTATCTTTAACGGGAACCGGAAGGCGGTAACGGTTTCTCTGCCGGAAGGAACATGGATTCCGGTTTGTAAAGACGGTCGGATTTATCTGGACGGTAAAGGTTCCGTACAGGGTAAAACTACCGTAAGCGCCTCTTCCGCCTTGATCTTGAAACAAGATTAATACGGAACTAAATCAAAGAAAATCCCCCGGGACATCTCGATGAATACCGAGCGTCCCGGGGGATTTTTTATTAAATCACTTACTTATCTGATTATTTGTAAGCCTCGCCTTTTACAGCTGCGATACCCGGAAGAACCTTACCTTCGATAGCCTCAAGAAGAGCGCCACCACCTGTAGAAACGTAAGATACGCCGTTAGCCAAACCGAATTTGTTAACGCAAGCAACAGAGTCGCCACCACCTACTAAAGAGAAAGCGCCGTTCTTCGTAGCCTCAACGATAGCCTCGCCAACCGTGCGAGATCCGTGCGTAAAGTTCTCGAACTCGAATACACCCGTAGGACCGTTCCAAAGGATCGTCTTAGAGTTCTTGATAACGTCAGCGTAGATAGCCTCGGTCTTCGGACCTATGTCAAGACCTTCCCAACCATCAGGAATCTGATCTACCGGAGCGAAATCAGTCTTAGCGTCGTTGCTGAAATCGTCAGCGATCTTAGCGTCAACAGCCAATACCAAGTTTACGCCTTTTTCTTTCGCTTTCTTGATCAAATCAAGAGCAAGATCCAACTTATCGTCCTCGCAGATAGACTTACCGATCTTACCGCCTTGCGCTTTCGTGAAAGTATAAGTCATACCACCCGTGATGATCAAGTTGTCTACCTTGTTCAACAAGTTCTCGATGATCTCGATCTTAGAGGAAACCTTAGAACCACCCATGATAGCCGTGAACGGACGTTGGATGTCGTTCATAACCTTATCGACAGCCTTCACTTCTTTCTCCATCAAATAACCGAACATCTTGTTGTCCGTATCGAAGTAGTCAGCGATCAAAGCCGTAGAAGCGTGAGCACGGTGAGCGGTACCGAATGCGTCGTTTACATAACAGTCAGCGTAAGAGGCCAATCTCTTCGTGAACTCTTTCTGGCTTTCTTTAACGGCTTTCTTGGCAGCCTTCTTCTCCTCGTCGGAAGCGTCTTCAGCCAAACCTCTTGGTTTGCCTTCTTCCTCAGCGTAGAAACGAAGGTTCTCAAGCAACAAAGCTTCGCCCGGTTGCAAAGCGGCAGCCTTAGCGCCGGCTTCTTCGCCAATACAGTCGTTTGCAAACTGAACATCTACGCCTAACAACTCAGAAAGGTGCTTCAATATGTGCTTTAAGGAGAACTTATCAGTAGCGCCTTTCGGACGACCTAGGTGAGAACCGATAATTACGCTACCACCATCCGCTAAGATCTTCTTTAATGTAGGAAGAGCGGCACGCATACGAGTGTCGTCGGTGATGTTGAAGTTTTCGTCCAATGGAACGTTAAAGTCAACTCTTACAAATGCCTTTTTGCCGGCAAAATTGAAATTGTCAATTGTTTGCATAACTATTGTATTTAATGTCTGTATTAAAATGTTCCTTTAATCGCTTGCAAACTTACATAAAATATTTTTATTTGACCGTTTGCGCTTGCTTTAAATTTTATACCAATTTGAAACGTAGCCGTAATCTCCCGTCGGCATAGTCGTAATTCAACAGCTTGAAATGTCCGATCTCGGATGTATTCGCCACGTGCGATCCGATACATGCGCAGGCATCGTAATCGCCTATGCGTACGATACGTAATGTATCGCTGGCATCGTCGGGCAATTTACTTAAATCCACGATATCTCCGGCCTCTTCTTTCGGCATGAACTCGATGGTTACGGGCAGGTGCCGGTCGATCACCTCGTTTATCTTCTTCTCAACCTCGGCCATGACCTCCGCGCTGGGCTCTTCCGCCAATAGATAATCGCATTTAGACTTCTTCCTCTCTATGTGCGCGTTCTTGGATCTGGGACATCCGAACATCCGTACCATTGTCTGGTTTAAGATATGTTCCGCCGTGTGCATAGGAGGATACTCTTGCTTGTTGTGTTCGTTCAGTTGGATTTCTTGTTTCATATATTTGATGTTTTGATTGTATTTCGTGAAAAATATGCTCAAATGTACGAAATAAATCTTTAGTTTTGTAAAGTCATAGAAAACACCTTAAAGGAACGATATGCCAGCTAAGCGCTTATTTGGAATAATATCCATCATATTTCTCTTTGTTACCTGTATATCATGTAAATCCTCTACAGACTTATCGGAGGAGAAGCGTATACTCGTGATTCAATCTTACGAAAAACATTTTCCCGCCTATGAGAAGATGAAGGAAATCATGTCGAGTGATTTGCGGAAGAAGGGGATACATGCGAGTGTCTATTCTTTTTATTTGGATTGTGAGCAATATTCGGAGAAGCAACAGCGACAGAAATTATTCAAGAAACTGAATGAGTTATCGACATGGAACCCGGATATTATTCTGGTCAATGACGATCAAGCCTTGAACGCTTTGATAAATAGCAGGCATCCCCTCGCTAAATCGATCCCGGTCGTGTTTATGGGGGTTAGTTATCCCAATATCCCGATCATCCGGAAATATCCGAATATGACGGGCTTTTATGATAAACCGGATTATAAGAGGAATATAGAATTGATACGGCGGCTTGTTGGTAATTGCATTGTCATAAGAGTCTCGGACGATACCTTTCAGGATAATATGATGCTGGCGGACATGAATGCGCAGATTCAGGATATTTGTGCCGTGAACAATATATATTCCTTGGATCGGGTACGTTTATCCGGAAAGAACGGGATTTCGATATCGGATATACCTAAGATAAAGCCGGATACGATGTATATAAGCACACTCAGTACGAAATCGGCGAATGCCCTGATTAAGGGATTTGGCGAGAATTATTATAATAAAGCGTATCTGGCAACCAAGAGGGATTATATGACAATCTCGTTGGGGCGGCTCAGCGCCTTTCCATGTTTTTCCGTGATCAATGAGTTGATCGGTAATCAGAATGGCGTAGTTGGCGGGTATGTCACTGTCTTTAAGGATGAGGTAGAGGCAGCTGTAAACCGGGTCGTCTCTATCTTGAAAGGAACGCCCCTGTCCGATTTTCCGCAAATCGAAGAGAGTAACAAGGCTTATGTTTTTGATTACGGTGTGTTAGAACGTTGGGGCATTGATAGTAGTAAATTGCCGGAAGGAGCTATTATCGCGAATATGCCGTTTGTCATTCAATATAAATATTATATATGGGCTGCCGGCTTTGTTCTGGTGGTGATGTTGCTTCTGCTTTTTAGTTACCAAAGAAAGCGATATATACAGGAGGCTTTACATAAGAAGGATGCGCAGGAGAAGTTAAAAAGGGAGAAGACTTTTCTTTCTTTTGCGTTGGATAGCGGCAACATTTTCGCTTTTCGGTATAGCAAAGGGGTATTCGAGTTTGATAATAGATTCTACCATTACTTAGGTATGCCCTGTGTGCCGATGAAAATCGAGGAGTTTCAGGATGCTATACATCCTGAAGAACTGGATAATTTCCTTCGA from Parabacteroides distasonis ATCC 8503 includes these protein-coding regions:
- a CDS encoding immunoglobulin-like domain-containing protein; protein product: MKAYFIGLVIMGGCLLYGCHTKQKKGENSSDYSADSQSIARQDTLPLPTDTHAASSVSTEGWTAKQIRDSIELFFGKEYDTLPPHLRKIRRNMASLWNTDDSVFLQLIIVEAPYVKAFKTYVFDSPLIRIGGGPYDRPPEEAISMDTTHFSMRVRPNVYPTNIERIEIAITNHTDLEGMGGEEYFIERFDGRAWKGIPQPTAFVALGYPIFPNQTRDDFSATLLPELKENPPGLYRVHKSVSTGHGAGLVHYPLTATFYLSDNPEDYEEYTRFASRLHEPRPMAEFKGGREAMARSA
- the dnaB gene encoding replicative DNA helicase — its product is MAEGTRNTGRGRKKPVEMLPDMGRLQPQARELEEAVLGALMLEKDAYSIVSEILKPECFYEKAHEKIYAAIVDLALSQRPVDMLTVTEQLKKRGELEDVGGPFYISQLTSKVASSAHIEYHARIIAQKYLARELISFTAMIQGKAFDETLDVEDLMQEAEGKLFEISQRNVKKDVTQINPVIKDAMEMLQKAALQKEGLSGLRTGFEGLDKMTSGWQNSDLIIIAARPAMGKTAFVLSMAKNMAVNFNTPVALFSLEMSNVQLVNRLIVNVCEIPGEKIKSGRLESYEWEQLDFKIKELYDAPIFVDDTPSLSVFELRTKARRLVREHGIKCIIIDYLQLMNASGMNFGSREQEVSTISRSLKGLAKELNIPIIALSQLNRGVEARQGVEGKRPQLADLRESGAIEQDADMVCFIHRPEYYKITEDERGNSLIGLAEIIIAKHRNGAVGDVRLRFKSEFAKFMNVEEDIAVREFSSTMNGGDPMPPIPSPGADFLSQGSSNEVPF
- a CDS encoding phosphoglycerate kinase — protein: MQTIDNFNFAGKKAFVRVDFNVPLDENFNITDDTRMRAALPTLKKILADGGSVIIGSHLGRPKGATDKFSLKHILKHLSELLGVDVQFANDCIGEEAGAKAAALQPGEALLLENLRFYAEEEGKPRGLAEDASDEEKKAAKKAVKESQKEFTKRLASYADCYVNDAFGTAHRAHASTALIADYFDTDNKMFGYLMEKEVKAVDKVMNDIQRPFTAIMGGSKVSSKIEIIENLLNKVDNLIITGGMTYTFTKAQGGKIGKSICEDDKLDLALDLIKKAKEKGVNLVLAVDAKIADDFSNDAKTDFAPVDQIPDGWEGLDIGPKTEAIYADVIKNSKTILWNGPTGVFEFENFTHGSRTVGEAIVEATKNGAFSLVGGGDSVACVNKFGLANGVSYVSTGGGALLEAIEGKVLPGIAAVKGEAYK
- a CDS encoding sensor histidine kinase, which codes for MPAKRLFGIISIIFLFVTCISCKSSTDLSEEKRILVIQSYEKHFPAYEKMKEIMSSDLRKKGIHASVYSFYLDCEQYSEKQQRQKLFKKLNELSTWNPDIILVNDDQALNALINSRHPLAKSIPVVFMGVSYPNIPIIRKYPNMTGFYDKPDYKRNIELIRRLVGNCIVIRVSDDTFQDNMMLADMNAQIQDICAVNNIYSLDRVRLSGKNGISISDIPKIKPDTMYISTLSTKSANALIKGFGENYYNKAYLATKRDYMTISLGRLSAFPCFSVINELIGNQNGVVGGYVTVFKDEVEAAVNRVVSILKGTPLSDFPQIEESNKAYVFDYGVLERWGIDSSKLPEGAIIANMPFVIQYKYYIWAAGFVLVVMLLLLFSYQRKRYIQEALHKKDAQEKLKREKTFLSFALDSGNIFAFRYSKGVFEFDNRFYHYLGMPCVPMKIEEFQDAIHPEELDNFLRDRNLLDSGFLSRKVTQRRCNFNKKGYEWWEFRYAQNKNEKDLVSGDEAVEVSGLCLNIQRIKDTENSLIAARRKAEESDRMKLVFLANMSHEIRTPLNAIVGFSQLLNSDMPLEPEEKAEFIDLITKNSDLLLKLINDILDLSRIESGSMSFSYENLDLSKLMGDIFHTHQLMMPEGVELKIRVPHEPLIIRSDHFRLTQVCTNFINNAVKFTAKGYIEIGYELSADGKSILISVKDTGKGIPDDKKEKVFERFQKLDEFAQGTGLGLAICQSIVHTFHGSISLESEVGVGSMFTISLPYTPGLELEERT